In Ovis canadensis isolate MfBH-ARS-UI-01 breed Bighorn chromosome 11, ARS-UI_OviCan_v2, whole genome shotgun sequence, the DNA window GAGAAACCCGCTCCTAGGTCTAGGTGATACTACTCATGTGGAAATTCCAGAGTATAATCATGCTTCCTAAGCAGACCtcctacacacacagacacacacacacacacacacacagtcacatagacctcctacacacacacatggtcaCACAgacctcctacacacacacacagtcacacagacctcctacacacacacacagtcacatagACCTCCTACACACACATAGTCACACAGACctcctacatacacacacagagtcacataGGCTtcctacatatacacacacatacgcacagtCACAcagacctacacacacacacacacagtcacacagtgCAGTTATTAACCTGAAGTTCTGTTCCCAAAGTATAATTGCTGGACAGAGGCCATCATTCATACAGGTCACCTTTCCTCCCCTTGGACTCAAGGACAGTTTACATAAGGTGCCTGAATTGCTAACCTACCTAGTAGTATTAAAGGCAAAAAAACTATTGCATTTATAAAGGACAGAATGTTTCCATATCACTATGTGATGCTTGTATAATAAAgtatcatttattcaacaaatatttattgtcttcTATGGTGCCATAGCTACAAGAGTAAAAATATTGTGTGTACTCTCAAGGATTTTATTATCTAATGGGAGAAGACACACAAACAAATGTGGGAAAGTGTTCTGATTAGTGTGAATACAGAGGGCTGTGAATGTACCTAATCAGCCTTGGAAAGACGAGGAAGTGTATTTagagaaaattactttttttttaaacaaacaacagAACATTCAGTATATTCCACCTGTTGTTAAGCACTATCTCCACTCCCATCTAGAGGTGTTTCTCAGTTCTGCCTCTCTTtgagattaatttaaaaattttaataataattattttctgcTATTAACTTACAGTAATGCATTATTCTTTTAATTGTTATCCAGGAATATTTCACTGCTTGTATGCTCTAGTTTCAGTTGAATACAAATGGTGAGCGCAGACATCTCTTAGGGAGAAAGCATTCAATTTCTCACCATTACAAATGATGTTAGCTGTAAGATTTTTGATTTATCACTTTAACCAATAGTGACTTCttgaaggggagggtggggtgatgGGTGGATCCTAAGGGGAGAGGGAAAATAGGTAAGGAGAGCAGTTAAGGGAGGTGTGTGCGGGGGGGCAGGCAGAGGGAGATGCAGACATGGGAAACGTGTAGACACCATGAGAGCCGGTGGGTTTGGGAATGCAAGTAATTCTGTGTAAATGTAGAGTATAAGGGGGAATTACCAGGAAGAAGCTGAGATAAAGGCAAGGACTGGATTGTGAAGGGCTTTGTTTACTATGCCAAGATGTATGACCTCTATTCTGACAACTCACTCTCCCTTTCActatcttttggttttgtttgctcAGATAATCAGCAACATTACAGTCCTGAATTTCCTCCGGACTCTAGGGTATCTTCACACTAAAGAAGAACTGCTGGAATCAGAACTTGATGTTTTGAAGTCCCTGAACTTCCAAATCAATCTGCCTACTCCCCTGGCATATGTGGAGATGCTCCTGGAGGTTTTAGGTACTTAACTGTGTTGGGCATGCGAGTTGGAGTCTTCCATAAGAAGGCAGAACTTCCATAGAAGTTCCTaggaggacatccctggtggtccagggcttaAGACTCACACTTCCcctgtgcagggggcacaggttagatccgtggtcagggaagtaagatcctgcatgcctcagggtgggccccccaaaaaaaagataaaaaaggaatGTGCTTAAGGGTTTGGGGGCAGTGGGCAGAACCTGCCAGTGAGGAACAGCAGTTTTCAGTAGTTTCCTCTGGTACTTGTCAGGGAAAGAAACACCAGTCTCCGCACCTGGATTCTATTTGGACTCATTAGCCACTCTCTTATTGTAAGATCAAAGAGTTGATTTTATAGAGGCATGAGATAAGAGGGGAACAAGCAACTAGGTTCCAACTATATATATATCTCGTGGATGAAGGTTTCTCTACTCCTCCCtttgtcctttaaaattgacCTCCAGCTAGGTTTCTTATAGAACTTAGCAACCGGGAAGCACACTAGCAGCTCCATAGCTTTGTCTCGCATGACAACCGTGATTATGATCAGACACACACAATGCTCTTTACCATGCGCGTACTCCATCTAGGATACAATGGCTGTTTGGTCCCAGCCACCCAGCTGCATGCAACCTGCCTGATTCTACTTGACCTAGTCTATCTTCTTCATGAACCTGTATATGAAAGCCTGCTGAGGGCTTCCATTGAGAACTCCACACCCAGTCAGCTGCAAGGGTAAGACAACTCCTTTACTGTAGGCTCCTTCCAGAAACAGGGAGTCAGTAACATATCACGAGAACTTGGGAAATGGAATTTACCTAGCAAGGCACCTAGGCCACAGATAACCTGCACAGGTTACCTTGTTCTAATCTACATCCAATATGTTGTTTGGATGGATGACTGAGTCCAATCAGCAAAACCCTAGAggcttttacttttaaatttaaatgacttCAAGTAATTAACATACTTTCATTCCTAATTCTTTTATAGCTGCTTATAATTTCAGATTACTGAACTGCTTTTATAGTCACCTAGGAAAAAAAGCCAGTCACAGGGTTGCAACTTGGACAAAGTGTTTGATTACTGTAAAATCAGGCTGATAAAAAGCCTCACAGTTACATTTGGTAGGGAGACAGATGGAACAACAAAAGGTCCATAAACCATTCAGCCAGAAAGCTCATGTTTTTATCTCAGTTGAGTTGCAGGAAGTTGGAAGAGGGAATCAATTTAGCTATTACTTGACCATTTCTTTCCATGTATAAAATTTCCCATGATCAACATAAACAACTCAGAGTTGAAGTCCTATAGCCCTAggatttggaagatccagtgtcaCTCTAGCTCCAAAATTAATGTGGTTTTAATCACTCAGGGAAAAGTTTGTTTCAGTGAAGGAAGACTTCATGCTGTTGGCAGTAGGAATCATTGCAGCAAGTGCTTTCATCCAAAACCATGAGTGCTGGAGCCAGGTATGCACCACTGAGCAGGACCAGCATGGTCAGAATTCATTTAATAGAAAGCATTCTCCCATTAGTTAAGGGAAAACAGACAAGCTATAAAAGGTAACTGCCAAGACCTAGGATTAGGATGAATAAGCAGGACTTGGGAGAGAAAACTAGGATAGGACTGAAAAATGTTCTCCACGTTCCCCCTTGTGAAATTGGAAATGGAGGCTCAATTTCAGCTTATTCGTTTCCCATTATGATAATCCACTACCATGTTAAAGTCCATTAAGTGTATCCTCCCAAACAGAAAATGTCAAGACTCAAATATCCCTCTCATATTTCACAAAACTTTTCTCAGCAGAGGGAAATGTCTAGCAGAAATTTTCCGTGCTAACACTATCAGGGCAAAGGTATCCTAGCGTAATGTGGCCACTGGCAAACACTGGGATCTGAATTCTCTGTGTAAgttcacagaaatgaaaaaatttacaTTTGGCTTGAGAGAAAAGCCCCAGCAATGTGTCTATTTGTGCACTAACGTGTTTATGTAGTAATAAGaaatctgtctctatttctgaagGTCATGGGGCATTTGCAGAGCATCACTGGCATTGCCTTGGAGAGCATTGCTGAGTTCTCTTATGCAATCCTAACTCACAGTGTGGGAGCCAGCACTCCAGGTCAACAGCAGCCTGTTCCTCCCCACCTGGTGGCCCGACCTCCAAGGGCTGCGCTTCCTCCAACACATGAGGCAGGCGGAATCTGCCAAATATAAATAGCCTTCTGTCACTGCACCCATCCCTCCCTCTGTTTACTTTCATACTCAGGGTACAAAAGTTCCAAGCATCTTCTGAGTTGTCTTTTGTAATCCAACTTCACACTTATTTTTCTACGTCAGAGAAAGAATTAAGATGAATAACCATGTCCCTTTTGTCATATCACGCCGAAAATGTCAAAGAGCTGGGAGAAGATAGAGGATCAGtgaaattagtttatttttgtttaacaaGATATTTATggcttttctttattcattttattaagaCAGAACCTCAGACATGGAAATTAGTATTAACCAGGGGCTCAAATACTAAGACCATATGGGTGACCCTGACTGAACATCAAGGATGTTGACTTTATTTCCCCTTAAAATTAGTTTAACATCTCTGTTCTGTTACGGAGAGCTACACAAATAGGGCTTTCTCTACAGCTGTCTATTTTTCCAttagagtctttttaaaaaactaagacccACCTCTACACATATTTCAACAGACTTTCCACATACCTGCACTTGAACTCAATTCTCCCAGAATACAAAGTACTCTATTTTAGTTAAAGAAAAACCCAACAGTGCACCTCTGGGCAGTTATCAGACTGCAGTTGATCTTTTATTACAAATAATTAAATCTCTCCACCAAGGTCTCAAACAGTATCAAACACCATTTCATATCTCTTAACACAGAGCAGAGCAAGCATTCAGTACTAGAACCAAGTAAGAAGTGTTAAATTTCAAGCTTCTGATCACATCACACAGTGACCAAAGCTTGTGTCATTTTCTCATGTTATCCAGCTGTGCATCTCACACTTCTTGTCCTCTCAGTGGAGACAAAAGCTTCTAGTTCATGTTCTAAGTGCAGGAAGTCGAGAGAGACAAACTCCAGTGAAAACACATCAATCTCAATtcaactcagttaaaaaaaaaagcaaacttaaaTTATTTGTTTCGAGGGGACAAAGGGAAAGGAAGGCATGGGGTTAAGAGTCAAAACTGTGACAAAGACCAGATGCTATACATGGCATGTTGTAGTTCTGGAAACTATCTgttatatgatattttaaaataaagtagcttttgtagatttttttcttttttggtattgtAAACATAGGCTGTTTAATAGTACCCGAatttaacactttctttttctgcaaacaaaacaaaattgaaagcctttaaagcaaacaaacaaagaaaaaaagaaagtcatttgTTATAAAACTGTGAGGATACCCAAGCAAGACCCCACTTAAGATTCGTTAGCATGAACTTGAGAGCTTTTGTCCACTGTTCCTCCGAGTTAAACTGAGTTTTGATGGAATAGGAGCCACCACTGCCTCCTGTGTCTTCAATTTTGCCTTTCTCCACGTCCATCCTGCAGGTGAACACAGCAGAACTCATTAGTAACTGAGATCCATGTTAAGTCAGTTAAGGCAAATGGGCAGTGACTTGATCATGGGACCATTCACGTCATTCTATCTATTAAAGAACTCTTGGCGAGCAATGGTAGTGTATTTTGGATTTGCTTGAAAGCCCAAAACCAAGAAGGCTGTCACAAGAGCCTCATTGTCATTGCGGAGTACAGAGACAGGACACACACCCAAAGGGATGAGAAGCCTGGAGCAGAGGGTAAGCGAGGGCGGCAGCACTCTGCACTGTTTTCCTAGGCATCCCTCCCtcgtggggaggggaggcaggcagaagaaaagaaacactttGTTTTGCGGTGATGGAAGCAGCTCAGCCTTACTCTCTTAAGTAAGGTGCCCATCTATCTCTGGGCTCCTACAAAATTTGATCAAAGGAAGCATTCCTGTATCTTTCCAAGGGCATAAGGAAAAACCTCCCTGAAACTGGAGAGCAGGCTTGAGCTTTGCACCAAGAAAATCCCCCACACCATCGAAGTCAGCATTTTCTCCAGGGATCAGGTGGTCACACTGTCTTGCTTACAGTGTTGGATCCATCCTGCCCATCAGTGTCATGGGATTTTACTCCCATTTTCAGCTTTCCTACCATGTGTACTAGTTTTGCTTCCATTCTTACTGTCCCTTCCATTCTGCTCACTTTGGTCCTACTTTAGGTTCATTGAGCACTGGGGAATACTGACCTGTAAGGAAGGCAAAAACGTGTCTCGCCTTTCTCAACTTCTTCTTTGAACTGCTGCACACAGTCCAGGAAAGCCACCATTGCATGGTCAAACTTGTTGTCCCAGAAAAACCGCAGCCCCCCTGAACAGTACAACGGCAGCTCCTGCCCGAGAAGAGAGAATTGGCTGTATATGTGGCCCAAACACTGGCTACAACAGGCTGCTCCCAATCCAATCCATCTCTCTGACTGGTTCTGTCTGGATTCCACTGGCAACAGTAACCTTGGGCAAATACCATGCACCCACAACTGTTTCACCATCACTGAAATGTATTAAACATCTACTGCACGGTGATGCCTTTCTCATCCTGGcacacactttctccttggatCCACCCACATCCCTTCTCAACAAACTGTAAAAGTATAATTTTCTCAACAGACCCCAAAGAGCTAATCCTGAACTAGACAAGCCACTGAACAAGACACTGGCTCATCATAAGATATCTCAGTCTAAGAAACGAAATTATGCTATTATCAAAAGTAAACTATTTTGTTAGGAGGTACAAGAATTCTGTACTGTAGGTGAAAAATGGAACTTCCTAGAGTACCTTAGATTTGTCTGTCAGAGACTCCAGATATGAATGGTTTCCATAGGGAACAAGTCGATACCTAAAATGGAGATGCAAACAAAGATGAATACAGGACTCTACCTAAAGTGATTACTAGGGTGTTATAACCCAGTGATTTTTGGTCTTCAGCtacccaaagaaagtgaaagtattagtcactcagttgtgtccaactctttgcaactccatggactggggacccaacaggctcttctgtccctgggattctccaggccaagaatattggagtgggcttccacttccttctccaggggaccttcctgacatagagactgaacccgggtctcctgcattgcaggctgattcttcactgtccgagccaccagggaagcccaagctaccCAAGGACCTCTTTTATTATTTCCACTTCTGTCTCACCTCCCCATGGGGGCTCCAtgtttaaaaagttttgtttgggatttccctggtggtccagtggctaagactccaggctcccaatgcagggggaccgGGTTgaacccctggtcaaggaactaaatcccacaggctgcaattaagacctggtgtagtcaaataaataaacacaaataagtatttaaaaaaaaaaaaagaaaaaaactataattaTCTGAGGGTCTTTTATGGATGAATGTATGTTCTGGTTTAGATTTAGAAACAGAAATCTGGAGATTTTTTAGGTTCTGGAGACAGgaagttggggaccactgctatGGTCATGCAGTTCATGGACTGCTCAATCAGTGGAAAAGGCCTGTGGTGAGGAGAAAACCAGAAGCACACAGTCTCCATAGACAGAATACTTCCTGCTTGCTGGGAGCAAGGGCTCTTGCGTAGTCAACAGAAGTAACAGGTAGGATACACAGATTATATCGAAGACACACCACACTCAAGAAAGGACCACCTTTTTTACCTCTGAAATTTCAGACCCATCTTATTGGCCAGGGCGTGGAGCAGCAACACTGTCTGGCCCCAAGCAGCATTAATCTCATTCCATTCCACAGGAACACTGGGCAGCCGACCCAGTCTGAAGTTATTGATTGTACCAAACTGTCCACTATGCCTACAGAAGAAGGGCAGGGAAAAATACAGAGAACTTAAAACTTGGCAAATTCTGATATTTTCTGTTCTCACCTAAAACCTGGCATAAATCTCTCTCCTTATCTTCATATTCATATATCCAAGCTCTACCTGGTACTTTAAATACATGCCTAAAGCGTGAGTCATCATCTTTCTCCCTGCTGCTCAGACATCAAAGTAGAAACCTGGGTGTCATCCCTGAATGCTCTCTCTCAGCTCCCTTTTCCCCAAAACCACCAAGCTCTGCTGGTTCTGCCTCCTAAACCTCTTGAATCTGTCCACTTCTCTTCAGACTCAATACCATGGCTCTCTTTTTAAGTGTTTAGAATCCTCCTGACAGATTTCCTAACCAACAACCTTGCCCTCTTCCCCCAAGTCATTTCTCACATTACAGGTAAAGCCATCATTTACAAATACAACTGTACTTATGTCACTTTTCTGCCCAAAGCACTTCAGTGGCTCCCACTGCCTTTTGGATAAAGTCCAAATCCCTTAACGAGGCTTATAAGATCCTTAAGGAATTGGTAGTGCTCCAGTTTCATACCCTGTCCTTCTCTGCTTTATACTCCATCTCCGGTCACAATAAGCTCCTTTCAGTCCAGAAGGTTCAGTGGGAGATTACCACTTCcactttcctctgcctctttgcacAGGATGTTCTCTCTGCGGAGAACAACCCTCCTCCTCTGCAGACTTAGACTCCACGTCTCAGCTTAAACATCCACCTCCACTGGGGGAAACGTTCATGCAGCCTCCTCCAATCGGGTGAAGTGCCCTTGTGTTCCCACAGCACCCTGGGCTCACCAGGACCACGCTGAGGTGCAAGTGCTTGTTACCCAGCCATCTCCCCCTCTACAACAAGACTGCAGCAACCAGGAGGCAGAATGAATACTGCTTGCTGCTGCCCACCCAGTGCTGAGCACAGTGCCCACCACATAGCAGATACTCAACAGATACCAGCTGAAATGgataaaatgtcaaataaatgagtaaacaaatGACGCCCGGAGAGGGGGATGAGAAATCAGCACCAAGCAGAGGCTCAGATTTTCTTGCGGCTGGAGGGCTCCgatctttccttctccttggaagaatgGAAGTCACCAAGCTCTAGAATCTCAATCCCCTGATTGTGGCTATCCCAACTCAAGAAACGGAAGAAGGCTAGATGGGGTGAAAATGACATGGACTCCTATTTCATGGGAGGTGGGCACCCTGGCTTAGTGGTCAACAGCTAACATTCAGACATTCAGTGCTTCCCAGATGCGCCTCACCCTCCAGCCCTTCTTACCAAATGTGGAAGGTTGCATTAAAGACGTTGGTTTTCTTCAGCTTGTCCAGCTGCATCTGGGCATAACGCATCTGGTTTTCTACACTCTTCAGCTCAtcatccagttctagctgttgtcTTTTAAATTCACTGTATTCCCTTTGATACCTGTGAATAGATAAGGTGGTCATTAAAGGCTGTTAGTTTTGGGGGCTAAAATTTCTCTCCCATCGCTCCTCTCAAAGACTTCTAGTGATTATGGTCACTTCTAGTTGCAGCACCTTATACATTGGCGTAGATCTCACTCAAAGGAGCATAGTTGCCCTAGATGTTTTGCCTGGGTGGGACAGAAATGTCCCAAATTCCAGCTGCTCATATGcaaaaaagaggaggaagacaGGATGCTCCCAAACCAGGACCAGATACTTCTTGGACTTCTGGTCTTTTCCAGAAACAAGGTGAGTTAGTCAACGGTAGTTTCTTCCCTGAAATGGTCTGATTGTCTATCACTTCACTTCTACATGCCTATTGTCCTTTAAATGGTTAGTGTACATCATTTCTGATGGAACTTGTTACACTACCCCatgaaaaatttaactttttctcAGTCCTCCACTCCCCCACCTTCAGTCTCCTCCACTAGACAGAGGGTTCTCTCAGGTCAAGAATACcaatgaaggacttccctggaggtccagtggctaagactccgagctcccaatgtagAGGgcccaggttaaatccctggtcagggaactagatcccacataccacaacaaagatcaaggatcccatgagctgcaactaagacctagcgcagccaaataaattaatattttttaaaaagagcaccAGTGAAATTTTTGAGCTGGAAGAGAATACATGTAGGCCAACACACTTATCCTTCCTGAGGAGGATGCGGCATTCAGTGCCTGACTCATCCAAATGTTCCCTACCGGACAGAGCTGTCACTAGAGGCCTGGTTCTCAGCTCTCCAAAAGCACTGGACAAAACCAATGCTTTTGTCACTTAATCATGCTGACTCTTCCTACATAAGCCTCCCAACCAACATCGAAAAACAGGGCCTGGAAATGCAGGGTCTAGAGCAGACATGCTGCTGAATGTCGACCGCTGTTTACAAACTAATCAGACACATTCGGTTGTGAGCCGTTTCCTCTCCCGGAGCCTTGAGGCAGGAAGATACAAGAACAGGGTGATCACTCACTGAGCTTCCTCCTGATCCAACCTCTCAGCCTCAGCCTGGACCTTCTCGAGATTTTCTGCCACTATCTTCCGGTTCTTTTCCACATCTTCCAGCTCTTGGATCAGCTTCTCCTCCTCTAATGCCAGCTCCTTTAGCTCTAACCCAAGCTGTTCGCTGTCATCTTCATTCATTTGCTCTAAGATCTCCAAACAGTGTCTGCCAAGAACACAGGCAGGGAATGCTTATAGGAGGGAAACTGTTATTCCATTTCCCTGCATGAAGCACAGCTCTTGGGTGAGGGCTGTACAGCCCCAGAGCAGTGAGCACCCCAAGACTCAGAGCCTTGTTCCTAGGACCAGGCTCTGGAGGCACTCACTTGTAGTTCTGACATTCATTTTCAGTGACGTTGAGCTGAGTGTCCAGCTGGTCTAAGAGGGTGTCTGTGCATTCCTCACACAGGGGGTGATCCACATCTGTCTGGCCTGACATGATGTCAAAAAGGTCCCCAGTGACCTGGAAGAAGAGGAGAGTCAGGGTAGGGCCTGCCTCATGTCACCTGCCTGCAGACCCCGCTACCAGCCAGCCCACTGCAAGACACTGGCATGAGGCAGACTCGCCTTTAGTCTTCGGCTGAGGTTCTCCATGGTGCCGCCATCGGATGCCTCCCCAATCAGAGTGAAGCTGTTGGCACTTTCTGTGGACATCATCCTGCAGACAGCCCCCCGCCCATGGGCCACATGAGGGAGCAGAGAGGCCTCCTCCACCTATATGCAGTGCTGGTGGCAGAGACTCTCAAGCACCAGCTGAG includes these proteins:
- the CNTD1 gene encoding cyclin N-terminal domain-containing protein 1, with the protein product MDRPERPRLSSLSDFRFGAVATETIEDTLLHLAQQNEQAVQEAAGRMGSFRETRIVEFVFLLSEQWCLEKSVSYQAVEILERFMVKQAENICRQATIQLRGKTEPQSWRALKEQLFNKFILRLVSCVQLASKLSFHYKIISNITVLNFLRTLGYLHTKEELLESELDVLKSLNFQINLPTPLAYVEMLLEVLGYNGCLVPATQLHATCLILLDLVYLLHEPVYESLLRASIENSTPSQLQGEKFVSVKEDFMLLAVGIIAASAFIQNHECWSQVMGHLQSITGIALESIAEFSYAILTHSVGASTPGQQQPVPPHLVARPPRAALPPTHEAGGICQI
- the BECN1 gene encoding beclin-1 — protein: MEGSKTSSSTMQVSFVCQRCSQPLKLDTSFKILDRVTIQELTAPLLATAQLKPGETQEEEANSGEEPFIETRQDGVSRRFIPPARMMSTESANSFTLIGEASDGGTMENLSRRLKVTGDLFDIMSGQTDVDHPLCEECTDTLLDQLDTQLNVTENECQNYKHCLEILEQMNEDDSEQLGLELKELALEEEKLIQELEDVEKNRKIVAENLEKVQAEAERLDQEEAQYQREYSEFKRQQLELDDELKSVENQMRYAQMQLDKLKKTNVFNATFHIWHSGQFGTINNFRLGRLPSVPVEWNEINAAWGQTVLLLHALANKMGLKFQRYRLVPYGNHSYLESLTDKSKELPLYCSGGLRFFWDNKFDHAMVAFLDCVQQFKEEVEKGETRFCLPYRMDVEKGKIEDTGGSGGSYSIKTQFNSEEQWTKALKFMLTNLKWGLAWVSSQFYNK